From the genome of Tindallia californiensis, one region includes:
- a CDS encoding YdcF family protein: protein MIQLMIIGTFLMAGNDQADDAVVLGAGIIRREPSYTLAKRLDYAAKYLEDNPSGMLITSGGKSDGQLASEAEVMMWYLEKKGISADRIILEEKSTNTLENIKYSMNQLNQRNDTKVTEIVIITSDYHLLRAQMIARRLGLNAYGIPAQSPPDLYWHYSIRESVAIFKSMLLDW from the coding sequence ATGATACAATTAATGATAATAGGGACTTTTTTAATGGCGGGTAATGATCAGGCTGATGATGCAGTGGTTCTTGGAGCAGGAATTATACGAAGAGAACCATCCTATACACTGGCCAAAAGACTGGATTATGCAGCAAAATATCTGGAGGATAATCCTTCAGGAATGCTAATAACCTCTGGAGGAAAGTCGGATGGACAACTAGCGTCTGAAGCAGAGGTAATGATGTGGTATTTGGAGAAAAAAGGGATAAGTGCTGATAGGATCATTCTCGAGGAAAAATCAACAAACACTTTAGAAAATATAAAATACAGTATGAATCAGTTGAATCAGAGGAATGATACAAAGGTGACAGAAATAGTTATTATCACGAGTGACTATCATTTGTTGAGAGCGCAGATGATTGCTAGAAGATTAGGTCTTAACGCTTACGGTATACCGGCACAGTCGCCACCGGACCTATACTGGCATTATTCAATAAGAGAGAGTGTGGCGATTTTTAAATCCATGTTGTTAGACTGGTAA
- a CDS encoding TetR/AcrR family transcriptional regulator: MSKKQEIIDRTYELFSRYGDALSLSAIANATSIKKSSLYAHFDSKDHLLFHVIDLELQKFDQATLDVLKTSDSTDLKKTVSDFYYFILYYFNDPTKLVFWKRCMLMSEGPLKKKVEETHMKIHQRNIEYITTLYIDYAKTNDLDEKNVDIFRHSFMVLLLGTLYSLFVFEHRVTPYDHSFHIFWKGVQQHLHKNSLSRERL, translated from the coding sequence ATGAGTAAAAAGCAGGAAATTATCGATAGAACCTATGAACTTTTTTCCAGATATGGAGATGCTTTATCTTTAAGTGCCATCGCTAACGCCACCTCTATTAAAAAATCATCACTTTATGCGCATTTTGACAGTAAGGACCATTTACTATTTCACGTAATCGACTTAGAACTTCAAAAATTTGACCAAGCAACTTTAGATGTATTGAAAACTAGTGATTCTACAGATCTCAAGAAAACAGTTAGTGATTTCTACTATTTTATTCTATACTATTTTAACGATCCTACCAAGCTTGTTTTTTGGAAACGGTGTATGCTTATGTCTGAGGGGCCTTTGAAGAAGAAAGTAGAAGAAACTCATATGAAAATACATCAGCGTAATATTGAGTACATTACTACTTTGTACATTGATTATGCCAAAACGAATGATCTAGACGAAAAAAACGTTGATATTTTTCGCCATTCTTTCATGGTTCTTCTTTTAGGAACACTCTATTCTCTTTTTGTCTTTGAACACCGAGTCACTCCCTATGATCATAGTTTTCATATTTTCTGGAAAGGCGTCCAACAGCATCTACATAAAAACAGCCTCTCAAGAGAGAGGCTGTAG
- a CDS encoding cation:proton antiporter domain-containing protein, producing the protein MAFSLAWLTILGLFAHSAFRKIGLPGLLGLLLLGALGGPYGFDLIDQQVMEISSDLRKVALIVILFRAGLGIKRDTLNKVGKNAFKLSFIPCMMEGAAVMLAAYYVFGYPFLEAGMLGFILAAVSPAVIVPAMLKLIEAGKGEEKGVPTMILAGASLDDVVAITFLTSFLGIFAGSQMALWRQVMSIPISIISGLLLGLVVAIVLLNLFNKVDMRHTKKTLIIVGAGIIMTTIEDVMEPFLPVASLIGIMFVGFIILERKPKIAEALAEKLNKIWVLAEVLLFTMVGAVVNIPLAIEAGLIGVVIIIIGLLARSVGVFLSTPSKEFTRRERLFCILSYIPKATVQAAVGTLPLAAGATKGEEILAFAVLAIVMTAPVGAWLIQWGGKNLLTESR; encoded by the coding sequence ATGGCCTTTAGTTTGGCTTGGCTCACTATACTAGGATTATTTGCGCATAGCGCTTTTCGAAAAATAGGACTCCCTGGTCTTTTGGGTTTACTTTTACTGGGAGCCCTAGGGGGACCTTATGGTTTCGATCTTATTGACCAACAAGTTATGGAGATATCTTCTGATCTCAGAAAAGTGGCGCTTATTGTTATTTTATTCAGAGCGGGACTAGGGATCAAAAGAGATACATTGAATAAAGTTGGAAAGAATGCATTTAAGCTGAGTTTTATCCCTTGCATGATGGAGGGAGCGGCGGTTATGCTAGCGGCTTACTACGTTTTTGGATATCCTTTTTTAGAAGCTGGCATGTTAGGGTTTATCCTTGCAGCTGTATCGCCGGCGGTGATTGTTCCGGCGATGCTTAAACTTATTGAAGCAGGAAAAGGAGAAGAAAAAGGGGTTCCTACCATGATTCTTGCGGGTGCTTCTTTAGATGATGTGGTGGCAATTACATTTCTGACTTCTTTTTTGGGCATTTTTGCTGGTAGCCAAATGGCCTTGTGGAGACAGGTAATGTCGATACCTATATCGATTATATCGGGACTTCTTCTAGGGTTAGTGGTTGCGATAGTGCTGTTAAATTTATTTAATAAAGTAGATATGAGACATACGAAAAAAACACTAATCATTGTAGGTGCCGGGATTATCATGACAACGATAGAAGATGTGATGGAGCCATTCTTGCCGGTGGCTAGTCTGATAGGCATTATGTTTGTAGGATTTATCATACTGGAACGCAAGCCTAAGATTGCAGAAGCTCTTGCTGAGAAGTTGAATAAAATATGGGTATTGGCCGAAGTGCTGCTGTTCACGATGGTAGGTGCAGTAGTAAACATACCTCTGGCTATTGAAGCTGGTTTAATAGGGGTGGTTATTATTATCATAGGCCTTTTAGCTAGGAGTGTAGGTGTGTTCCTATCTACTCCATCAAAGGAGTTTACAAGGCGGGAACGTTTATTTTGTATCCTGTCTTATATACCGAAAGCAACGGTCCAGGCAGCTGTCGGAACATTACCACTTGCGGCAGGAGCAACTAAAGGAGAAGAAATTCTTGCTTTTGCGGTACTGGCCATTGTGATGACGGCACCTGTAGGTGCCTGGCTCATTCAATGGGGAGGAAAGAATTTGCTAACAGAAAGTCGGTGA